GCCAGGCAGGTTGGCGACCGTCGAGAGCAACATCCCGACGGAACTTGCAATATCCGTAAACCCGACAGCCCAGATCGGCAAAGTGGGCTGCGCCGCTTCCCATGCGGCCATCATCACTTTGACGACGTGATTTTGGCGTGCCACCGGATTGGTGACGCCCCCCTCCGTCAGATATTCCGGCCAGAACGCCGTAACGATTGCGAGGAAATCAAGGCAGCGCTGCCAGTGCGCGGCGAATTCACCATCATCCGCCTCCGGCAATCGCGCGGCGAGGTCAATTTCCGCGCGCTCCGCATCATCCATGAGATCCGCGAGCGCCTGGGCGAGGCTCCATGCCTGATCCAGCCCCGGACGCACCGCAAATGCATCGCCTGACCTTAAAACCAATGAAGATAACGCGGCCAGACGCTGCATTTTATCACATGCGGGCGGCAGGGTCAGAAGCGCGTCAAGGGCGGACCTCAATCCTGTGTCAGCGCCGGATGCCGACACATATTGCGGGCGGAGCGTGAACTCCATGATTTTCTCAAGTTCGGAAAACGGGACGATCCGCGGCAGCAACATGGCCTCGCCATCACATAACCGCAGGAAAGCTTCCGAGACCTGCATGGCGGCGCGACGATTCGGGACGATGATGACGCCGTCAGCCGCCTGATGCGCCGCCCCTTCCATGATGCGTTGCCATTGACTGGCGACGACGTCAAAAAAACTGTCAGAAGCCGCGACCGCGACCACACTCATGCCAGACGCTCATGCCATCCGGAGATCATGATGTCGCGCGGGCCATTCTCGACGCTTTTCGCCGTGTCTTTCGCACCATGCGCCTTATCCGGCTCGGATAAATGAATATGCAGGGCATGGGCCGGCAGATATCGACCGGCTTTCTCCGGCCATTCCACCAGCATGATGGCCCCCTCATCCGCGTCCAGCCCGAGTTCCTGCATGGCATCCACCGCGTCAAGGCGCCAGAGGTCATAATGGACAATATCGCCCGACGGCAGATTATAAAGCTGAACCAGCGCGAAAGTGGGGCTCGGCACATCAAG
This genomic stretch from Candidatus Kirkpatrickella diaphorinae harbors:
- the tsaE gene encoding tRNA (adenosine(37)-N6)-threonylcarbamoyltransferase complex ATPase subunit type 1 TsaE: MTEQPLRYHVASIKETEALARKVAQVTMPGDVIALHGEMGVGKSVFARAFIRARAGDAKLDVPSPTFALVQLYNLPSGDIVHYDLWRLDAVDAMQELGLDADEGAIMLVEWPEKAGRYLPAHALHIHLSEPDKAHGAKDTAKSVENGPRDIMISGWHERLA